A window of the Angustibacter sp. Root456 genome harbors these coding sequences:
- a CDS encoding carbohydrate ABC transporter permease, giving the protein MNGGRRTTPLRRAGLNLAGVLVLVCSVFPVYWMVSTSFLPGNLIRSPEPTFVPWPGTARNYREVLHGGGQFPFLSALRTSLVVTVATVVVALVIALLAALAVTRFRFVGRRWFVLVILVVQMLPGEALIISMFRLLDGWRLTNTVLGLTAVYVATVLPFTIWTLRGFVAGIPVELEEAAMIDGCSRLRSFRSVTLPLIGPGLVATGVFAFIQAWNEFVMALVLMNRPDHLTLPVWLRSFKQVNSGTDWGAIMAGSTLMTIPVIVFFLLVQGRMAGGLVSGAVKG; this is encoded by the coding sequence GTGAACGGCGGACGCCGCACCACCCCGCTGCGACGCGCCGGGCTCAACCTCGCCGGCGTGCTCGTGCTCGTCTGCTCGGTGTTCCCCGTCTACTGGATGGTGAGCACGTCGTTCCTGCCGGGCAATCTCATCCGCAGTCCCGAGCCGACCTTCGTGCCGTGGCCCGGCACCGCGCGCAACTACCGCGAGGTGCTGCACGGAGGCGGGCAGTTCCCGTTCCTGTCGGCGCTGCGGACCAGCCTGGTGGTGACGGTGGCGACGGTGGTCGTGGCGCTCGTGATCGCGCTGCTGGCCGCACTGGCCGTGACCCGGTTCCGGTTCGTCGGCCGGCGGTGGTTCGTCCTGGTCATCCTCGTCGTGCAGATGCTGCCGGGGGAGGCGCTCATCATCTCGATGTTCCGGCTGCTCGACGGCTGGCGGCTCACCAACACCGTGCTGGGCCTCACCGCGGTCTACGTCGCGACGGTGCTGCCCTTCACGATCTGGACCCTGCGGGGCTTCGTCGCGGGCATCCCGGTCGAGCTCGAGGAGGCGGCGATGATCGACGGCTGCTCCCGCCTGCGTTCGTTCCGCTCGGTGACGCTGCCGCTCATCGGGCCGGGCTTGGTCGCCACCGGCGTCTTCGCCTTCATCCAGGCCTGGAACGAGTTCGTCATGGCGCTGGTGCTCATGAACCGTCCCGACCACCTCACCCTGCCGGTGTGGCTGCGCTCGTTCAAGCAGGTCAACAGCGGCACCGACTGGGGCGCGATCATGGCCGGCTCCACCCTCATGACCATCCCGGTGATCGTGTTCTTCCTGCTCGTGCAGGGGCGGATGGCCGGTGGCCTGGTGTCCGGCGCGGTGAAGGGCTGA
- a CDS encoding RNA helicase, with protein sequence MLLTDLVPDHPADGAPDPDALYDAFTTWVADQGLTLYPAQDEAVIEVFTGSNLVLSTPTGSGKSLVATAAHFGALAAGRRSYYTAPIKALVSEKFFALCQQFGSANVGMVTGDAAVNAGAPIIACTAEVLANLALREGQYADLGQVVMDEFHFYGDPQRGWAWQVPIVELPQAQFVLMSATLGDVSFFRDDLSRRTGRATAVVSGTERPVPLSFSYAMTPLHETLDELLSTRQSPVYVVHFTQAAALERAQALMSTTVASREQRDEIAAHIGAFRFTAGFGKTLSRLVRHGIGVHHAGMLPRYRRLVEQLAQAGLLPVICGTDTLGVGINVPIRTVLLTGLTKYDGHRQRRLNAREFHQIAGRAGRAGYDTSGYVVVQAPEHVIENERALAKAGEDPKKRRKVQRKKPPEGQVTWSNETFDRLVAADPEPLRSRLRVTHALVLNVIGRPGDTLEHFRHLLRDSHEEPRQQVRHVRQAVAIYRSLLAAGVVEQLTVPDDTGRRARLTVDLQADFALNQPLSTFALAALELLDPDAPSHALDVLSVLEATLDDPRQVLLAQQFKARGEAVAQMKADGIEYDERIELLEEVTWPRPLADLLEQAYETYRRGHPWVADYELSPKSVARDMYERALSFAELVGFYGLARSEGLVLRYLADAYKALRRTVPGGMRTEALDDLTEWLGETVRQTDSSLLDEWERLVDPAEPGAAQQVDAPPPPLTSNARAFMVLVRNALFRRVELVALRRWDDLGELDAGAGWDAESWRTALEPYFAEHADVGTGPDARGPHLLQVQREPQRWVVRQVLDDPAAHHDWGIEAVVDLPASDEAGAAVVTVTDVRPL encoded by the coding sequence ATGCTGCTCACCGACCTGGTCCCGGACCACCCCGCTGACGGCGCGCCGGACCCGGACGCGCTGTACGACGCCTTCACGACCTGGGTGGCCGACCAGGGGCTCACGCTCTACCCGGCGCAGGACGAAGCGGTCATCGAGGTCTTCACCGGTAGCAACCTCGTGCTGTCGACGCCGACCGGCTCGGGGAAGTCGCTCGTGGCGACGGCAGCGCACTTCGGCGCGCTCGCCGCCGGACGACGCAGCTACTACACCGCACCCATCAAGGCGCTCGTGAGCGAGAAGTTCTTCGCGCTGTGCCAGCAGTTCGGCTCAGCGAACGTCGGCATGGTCACCGGGGACGCCGCCGTCAACGCGGGTGCGCCGATCATCGCCTGCACCGCGGAGGTGCTCGCCAACCTCGCTCTGCGCGAGGGGCAGTACGCCGATCTCGGCCAGGTCGTGATGGACGAGTTCCACTTCTACGGTGACCCGCAGCGCGGTTGGGCCTGGCAGGTGCCGATCGTCGAGCTGCCGCAGGCGCAGTTCGTGCTCATGTCCGCGACGCTCGGCGACGTCTCGTTCTTCCGCGACGACCTGTCTCGTCGCACCGGCCGCGCCACGGCCGTCGTCAGCGGCACCGAGCGCCCGGTGCCGCTGAGCTTCAGCTACGCGATGACTCCCCTGCACGAGACGCTCGACGAGCTGCTGTCGACCCGGCAGAGCCCCGTGTACGTCGTGCACTTCACCCAGGCCGCCGCCCTCGAGCGCGCCCAGGCGCTCATGAGCACCACCGTGGCGTCGCGCGAGCAGCGGGACGAGATCGCCGCCCACATCGGTGCCTTCCGCTTCACGGCGGGATTCGGCAAGACGCTGTCGCGCCTGGTACGGCACGGCATCGGCGTGCACCACGCGGGCATGCTGCCGCGCTACCGCCGGCTGGTCGAGCAGCTGGCCCAGGCCGGCCTGCTGCCGGTGATCTGCGGCACCGACACCCTCGGCGTGGGCATCAACGTGCCGATCCGCACGGTGCTGCTCACTGGCCTCACCAAGTACGACGGTCACCGGCAGCGGCGGCTGAATGCCCGGGAGTTCCACCAGATCGCCGGACGAGCCGGACGCGCCGGGTACGACACGAGCGGGTACGTCGTCGTGCAGGCGCCCGAGCACGTCATCGAGAACGAGCGGGCCCTGGCCAAGGCGGGTGAGGACCCGAAGAAGCGGCGCAAGGTGCAGCGCAAGAAGCCGCCCGAGGGCCAGGTGACGTGGTCGAACGAGACGTTCGACCGCCTGGTGGCGGCCGACCCCGAACCGCTCAGGAGCCGTCTGCGCGTGACGCACGCCTTGGTGCTCAACGTGATCGGTCGCCCGGGCGACACCCTCGAGCACTTCCGCCACCTGCTGCGCGACAGCCACGAGGAGCCTCGCCAGCAGGTGCGGCACGTGCGCCAGGCCGTCGCGATCTACCGCTCGCTGCTGGCGGCCGGGGTGGTCGAGCAGCTGACGGTGCCTGATGACACCGGACGTCGGGCCCGCCTCACGGTGGACCTGCAGGCCGACTTCGCCCTCAACCAGCCGCTGTCGACCTTCGCGCTCGCGGCGCTCGAGCTGCTGGACCCCGACGCGCCGTCCCACGCCCTCGACGTCCTGTCGGTGCTCGAGGCCACGCTCGACGACCCTCGCCAGGTGCTGCTGGCCCAGCAGTTCAAGGCGCGGGGCGAGGCGGTGGCTCAGATGAAGGCCGACGGCATCGAGTACGACGAGCGGATCGAGCTGCTCGAGGAGGTCACCTGGCCCCGACCGCTCGCCGACCTGCTCGAACAGGCCTACGAGACGTACCGGCGCGGGCACCCGTGGGTCGCGGACTACGAGCTGTCGCCGAAGTCGGTGGCACGGGACATGTACGAGCGGGCGCTGAGCTTCGCCGAGCTGGTCGGCTTCTACGGCCTGGCGCGCTCGGAGGGCCTCGTGCTGCGCTACCTCGCCGACGCGTACAAGGCCTTGCGCCGCACGGTGCCCGGGGGGATGCGCACGGAGGCTCTCGACGACCTCACCGAGTGGCTCGGCGAGACCGTGCGGCAGACCGACTCCAGCTTGCTCGACGAGTGGGAGCGCTTGGTCGATCCGGCCGAACCCGGTGCGGCGCAGCAGGTCGACGCCCCGCCGCCGCCACTCACGAGCAACGCGCGGGCCTTCATGGTGCTGGTGCGCAACGCCCTGTTCCGGCGCGTCGAGCTGGTGGCGCTGCGCCGCTGGGACGACCTGGGCGAGCTCGACGCCGGCGCCGGCTGGGACGCCGAGAGCTGGCGCACCGCGCTCGAGCCGTACTTCGCCGAGCACGCCGACGTCGGCACCGGGCCGGACGCGCGGGGCCCGCACCTGCTGCAGGTGCAGCGCGAGCCGCAGCGGTGGGTGGTACGCCAGGTGCTCGACGACCCGGCGGCGCACCACGACTGGGGGATCGAGGCGGTCGTCGACCTGCCGGCGTCCGACGAGGCGGGCGCGGCGGTGGTGACGGTGACCGACGTGCGCCCGCTCTGA
- a CDS encoding carbohydrate ABC transporter permease — MPHLLLVPAVAVLAVLTGYPLVRLLVMSTQEFGRAQVFGKPPEFVGLDNYTAVLSDRQFWLVLARSIAFCAVNVVLTMALGLLVALLLLRLGRVMRAVVSVGLLLAWAMPALTAIVIWGWMFDTQYGIVNWLLTAAGMDMTGHSWLIQPLSFFAVATVVITWQAVPFVAFTLYAALSQVPEELMEAAELDGATAAQRFRHITYALLRPVVLILTMLEVIWDLRVFTQIFALQDSGGITAETSTIGVYIYQVGVAQGRFDTGSAIAVILVVIMLAASFVYVRQVVREEAL; from the coding sequence GTGCCTCACCTGCTGCTCGTGCCGGCGGTCGCCGTGCTGGCGGTGCTCACCGGCTACCCGCTGGTGCGCCTGCTCGTCATGTCGACGCAGGAGTTCGGTCGGGCCCAGGTGTTCGGCAAGCCGCCGGAGTTCGTCGGTCTCGACAACTACACCGCAGTGCTGTCCGACCGGCAGTTCTGGCTCGTGCTCGCTCGCAGCATCGCCTTCTGCGCCGTGAACGTCGTGCTGACGATGGCGCTCGGCCTGCTGGTGGCCCTGCTGCTGCTGCGGCTGGGCCGGGTGATGCGAGCGGTGGTGAGCGTCGGTCTGCTCCTGGCGTGGGCCATGCCGGCGCTGACGGCCATCGTGATCTGGGGCTGGATGTTCGACACCCAGTACGGGATCGTCAACTGGCTGCTCACCGCGGCGGGCATGGACATGACGGGCCACTCCTGGCTCATCCAGCCGCTGTCGTTCTTCGCAGTGGCTACGGTGGTGATCACCTGGCAGGCGGTGCCCTTCGTGGCGTTCACCCTCTACGCCGCGCTGAGCCAGGTGCCCGAGGAGCTCATGGAGGCAGCTGAGCTGGACGGAGCCACTGCGGCGCAACGCTTTCGGCACATCACGTACGCCCTGCTGCGACCGGTGGTGCTGATCCTCACCATGCTCGAGGTGATCTGGGACCTGCGCGTGTTCACGCAGATCTTCGCACTGCAGGACTCCGGCGGCATCACTGCCGAGACCAGCACCATCGGCGTGTACATCTACCAGGTCGGTGTGGCCCAGGGCCGCTTCGACACCGGCAGCGCCATCGCCGTCATCCTCGTCGTGATCATGTTGGCCGCCTCGTTCGTCTACGTGCGCCAGGTGGTCCGGGAGGAGGCGCTGTGA
- a CDS encoding glycoside hydrolase family 3 N-terminal domain-containing protein, whose amino-acid sequence MTGSLDVTALAHRVLLASFSGPVVPPWLLARLERGLGGVCLYGDNVRDLAQVGRATAAVHAARPEAITTLDEEGGDVTRLYYRTGSPHAGAAVLGAADDERLTSMVGGDIGTQLLAHGVDLDLGPVADVNSNPANPVIGVRSFGADAGACSRHVAAWVRGLQAAGAGACLKHFPGHGDTAADSHLDLPVVDRPLEVLRERELPPFAAGIAAGAVAVMTSHVVLRALDACAPATFSPAATRLLREELGFEGLVVSDALDMRGASAGRGVPAAAVLALRAGADLLCLGPGLADASLEAVVAAVTDAVADGTLPLGRLREAADRVDTASARLAGLRALAQAAPAPQASAEAATLALSVTGSLSARTGAQVLQLDGGSNQAVGHVPWGLPVDGRVLAGGELVAMSPDDVGPPDDLDVGPDDDPVARLDDRPVVVLVRDAGRQAWARAVIERVAARRPDAVLVEMGWPDPEPLVEGLTTVCTRGASQASAQALDRLLAEGR is encoded by the coding sequence GTGACCGGCTCCCTCGACGTCACCGCCCTCGCGCATCGCGTGCTGCTCGCGTCGTTCAGCGGGCCGGTGGTGCCGCCCTGGCTCCTCGCTCGGCTGGAGCGTGGCCTGGGCGGAGTCTGCCTCTACGGCGACAACGTGCGCGACCTCGCCCAGGTGGGCCGGGCCACGGCCGCCGTCCACGCCGCGAGGCCCGAGGCGATCACGACGCTCGACGAGGAGGGTGGTGACGTCACGCGCCTGTACTACCGCACCGGCAGCCCGCACGCCGGCGCGGCGGTGCTCGGGGCTGCGGACGACGAGCGGCTCACCTCGATGGTGGGCGGCGACATCGGTACCCAGCTGCTCGCTCACGGCGTCGACCTCGACCTCGGCCCCGTCGCTGACGTCAACTCCAACCCCGCGAACCCCGTGATCGGCGTCCGCAGCTTCGGAGCGGACGCCGGCGCCTGCAGCCGGCACGTCGCCGCCTGGGTGCGGGGGCTGCAGGCAGCCGGAGCCGGCGCCTGCCTGAAGCACTTTCCCGGCCACGGCGACACCGCAGCCGACTCCCACCTCGACCTGCCGGTGGTCGACCGACCGCTGGAGGTGCTGCGCGAGCGCGAGCTGCCGCCGTTCGCCGCCGGCATCGCGGCCGGTGCGGTGGCCGTGATGACCTCGCACGTCGTGCTGCGCGCGCTCGATGCCTGCGCGCCGGCCACCTTCAGCCCCGCGGCCACCCGGCTGCTGCGCGAGGAGCTCGGCTTCGAGGGCCTCGTGGTGAGCGACGCTCTCGACATGCGCGGCGCGAGCGCCGGCCGTGGCGTACCCGCCGCGGCGGTGCTGGCGCTGCGCGCGGGCGCCGACCTGCTGTGCCTCGGCCCCGGCCTCGCTGACGCCTCGCTCGAGGCCGTGGTCGCGGCCGTCACCGACGCGGTGGCGGACGGCACTCTGCCCCTCGGCCGCCTGCGCGAGGCCGCGGACCGCGTCGACACCGCGAGCGCGCGGCTCGCCGGGCTGCGCGCGCTCGCTCAGGCCGCCCCGGCGCCGCAGGCGAGCGCGGAGGCCGCCACGCTCGCGCTGTCGGTGACCGGCTCCCTCTCGGCGCGCACCGGCGCCCAGGTGCTGCAGCTCGACGGCGGAAGCAACCAGGCGGTGGGTCACGTGCCTTGGGGGCTACCCGTAGACGGCCGGGTGCTCGCCGGTGGTGAGCTCGTCGCGATGAGCCCGGACGACGTCGGCCCCCCTGACGACCTCGACGTCGGCCCCGATGACGACCCCGTGGCGCGCCTCGACGATCGTCCGGTGGTGGTGCTCGTGCGCGACGCCGGTCGCCAGGCCTGGGCCAGAGCCGTGATCGAGCGCGTCGCGGCCCGCCGACCCGATGCGGTGCTCGTCGAGATGGGGTGGCCGGACCCTGAGCCGCTCGTCGAGGGGCTCACGACCGTGTGCACCCGCGGTGCCTCCCAGGCGTCGGCGCAGGCGCTCGACCGCCTGCTGGCCGAGGGGCGCTGA
- a CDS encoding matrixin family metalloprotease, with protein MRHSSSALSARDRVLLVVAVVVAAALTVGARTALGWGGSPAGATGYPPLPEDARHVRVNQVVQTHLTGPHAFMHVDAHGVPVRYDPCRPVHYVVNPAGGPPGSVDLVRGAVAVISAATGLAFVDDGTTSEPVSEHREPVQRDRYGDRWAPVLVGFAKRGTFAGLTGQVAGLGGSYELTTDAGARLVSGQITLASDTFDQLIAAGRAGQATTIVEHELGHVVGLDHVDDSGQLMYRSNKGQVNLGPGDVEGLAIAGSGPCLRDT; from the coding sequence ATGCGGCACAGCTCCTCTGCCCTGTCGGCCCGTGATCGGGTGCTGCTGGTCGTGGCGGTCGTCGTCGCGGCCGCGCTCACGGTCGGGGCTCGCACCGCCCTCGGGTGGGGCGGCTCACCGGCCGGTGCCACGGGATACCCGCCGCTTCCCGAGGACGCTCGGCACGTCCGGGTGAACCAGGTGGTGCAGACCCACCTCACCGGACCGCACGCGTTCATGCACGTCGACGCCCACGGCGTGCCTGTGCGCTACGACCCGTGCCGTCCGGTGCACTACGTCGTCAACCCGGCGGGCGGCCCGCCCGGCTCGGTCGACCTCGTGCGAGGGGCCGTCGCCGTGATCTCGGCCGCCACCGGGTTGGCCTTCGTCGACGACGGGACGACGTCCGAGCCGGTGAGCGAGCACCGCGAGCCGGTGCAGCGTGACCGCTACGGCGACCGGTGGGCTCCGGTGCTCGTCGGCTTCGCGAAGCGCGGCACCTTCGCCGGTCTCACCGGGCAGGTGGCCGGCCTCGGTGGCAGCTACGAGCTCACCACCGACGCGGGGGCCCGGCTCGTCTCGGGGCAGATCACCCTCGCGAGCGACACCTTCGACCAGCTCATCGCCGCCGGCCGCGCGGGTCAGGCCACGACGATCGTGGAGCACGAGCTCGGGCACGTCGTGGGGCTCGACCACGTCGACGACTCGGGTCAGCTGATGTACCGCAGCAACAAGGGTCAGGTGAACCTCGGCCCCGGTGACGTCGAGGGGCTGGCGATCGCCGGCTCCGGGCCCTGCCTGCGCGACACCTGA
- a CDS encoding extracellular solute-binding protein, with amino-acid sequence MKHFRSAAVVLAAAVALTACGGSSGSSSDATAGGKTKVRLWLVGTDTPQAVRDYAKAEFEKANPKAELVIEEQVWDGLVDKLTTALSGSDSPDVVEVGNTQAVAFTSAGAFLDITDKKADLGGDDLLQGFVESGSYDGKLYAAPYYAGSRLVFYRKDLFAKQGLKPPQTLAEYVADGEKLKAAGGNRFSGIYFPGQDWRNALPYIWSAGGDLAVQKDGKWQGALSTPQSVAGLKMVQEVMQKASGAAKDGNETDPQVPWCANQIGMLSAPGWVKGSILAAKDKGGCPEAEKNLGVFALPGESAGQTAPVFLGGSNIAIAAKSKHPDLAYNLLKVILSDGYQTKMAEAGLIPAKTSLFSALGNDDVAKATAQAASNTKLTPAAPGWANVESDKILEDLFVQIAKGGDVQQLATAADAKITAALNR; translated from the coding sequence GTGAAGCACTTCCGCTCTGCCGCAGTCGTTCTGGCTGCCGCCGTCGCGCTGACCGCCTGCGGCGGCTCCAGCGGCTCGTCGTCGGACGCCACCGCCGGTGGCAAGACCAAGGTGCGGCTCTGGCTGGTAGGCACGGACACGCCACAGGCAGTGCGCGACTACGCCAAGGCTGAGTTCGAGAAGGCCAACCCCAAGGCCGAGCTCGTCATCGAGGAGCAGGTCTGGGACGGCCTGGTCGACAAGCTGACCACCGCGCTGAGCGGCAGCGACAGCCCGGACGTCGTCGAGGTCGGCAACACCCAAGCGGTCGCCTTCACCTCCGCGGGGGCCTTCCTCGACATCACCGACAAGAAGGCCGACCTCGGCGGCGACGACCTGCTCCAGGGGTTCGTGGAGTCGGGTAGCTACGACGGCAAGCTGTACGCGGCGCCGTACTACGCCGGCTCGCGGCTCGTGTTCTACCGCAAGGACCTGTTCGCCAAGCAGGGACTGAAGCCGCCGCAGACCCTCGCGGAGTACGTAGCGGACGGCGAGAAGCTCAAGGCCGCGGGCGGCAACCGGTTCTCCGGCATCTACTTCCCGGGGCAGGACTGGCGCAACGCGCTCCCGTACATCTGGTCGGCAGGTGGTGACCTGGCGGTGCAGAAGGACGGCAAGTGGCAGGGGGCGCTGTCGACGCCGCAGTCTGTGGCCGGCCTGAAGATGGTGCAGGAGGTCATGCAGAAGGCCTCTGGCGCGGCGAAGGACGGCAACGAGACCGACCCGCAGGTGCCATGGTGCGCGAACCAGATCGGCATGCTGTCGGCGCCGGGCTGGGTCAAGGGCTCGATCCTCGCCGCCAAGGACAAGGGCGGCTGCCCCGAGGCGGAGAAGAACCTGGGCGTCTTCGCGCTGCCGGGCGAGTCGGCCGGCCAGACCGCGCCAGTGTTCCTCGGCGGGTCGAACATCGCCATCGCGGCGAAGTCCAAGCACCCCGATCTCGCCTACAACCTGCTGAAGGTCATCCTCAGCGACGGCTACCAGACGAAGATGGCCGAGGCCGGCCTGATCCCCGCCAAGACCTCGCTGTTCAGCGCCCTCGGCAACGACGACGTGGCGAAGGCGACGGCGCAGGCGGCCAGCAACACCAAGCTCACTCCGGCGGCGCCGGGCTGGGCGAACGTCGAGTCCGACAAGATCCTGGAGGACCTGTTCGTGCAGATCGCCAAGGGCGGCGACGTCCAGCAGCTGGCCACTGCCGCGGACGCCAAGATCACCGCAGCTCTCAACCGCTGA
- a CDS encoding ROK family transcriptional regulator — MTARSAPDRRLARRLRPRTKALPEHARQHNRSLVLQSLFQAGPSSRADLARETGLTRVTVSDLVSSLIDDGLVSELGAKPGTRVGKPATLVGLRHDAHQVLAVDISDADCFHGAVLDLAGTVLERRKLPVEGRTGTGAVELVERLCRDLVDASTRPLLGVGIATPGLVDADGVVLQAPNLGWSALPLAQLLDDALDLPVHVANDANTAALGEYTFGAAGEHGLMLIRVGKGVGAGLLLDGALLAGQHLAAGEIGHLVVDEDGEPCACGRRGCLETVLSVPALRRRTEGADEAVREAAVRAAGEALGVTLAPVVSALDLREVVLSGPADLLGGPLLDAALTVLRRRCMPVVGEDVELRLPAAGADVVLAGAAVLVLSGQLGVS, encoded by the coding sequence ATGACCGCACGCAGCGCACCCGACCGCCGGCTGGCGCGCAGGCTGCGCCCCCGCACCAAGGCCCTGCCCGAGCACGCCCGCCAGCACAACCGCTCCCTCGTGCTGCAGTCGCTGTTCCAGGCCGGGCCGTCGTCGCGCGCCGACCTCGCCCGCGAGACCGGCCTCACCCGTGTCACGGTCAGCGACCTGGTCTCCTCGCTCATCGACGACGGCCTGGTGAGCGAGCTCGGCGCCAAGCCCGGCACGCGGGTCGGCAAACCGGCCACGCTGGTCGGGCTGCGCCACGACGCCCACCAGGTGCTCGCCGTCGACATCTCCGACGCCGACTGCTTCCACGGCGCGGTGCTCGACCTCGCCGGCACGGTGCTCGAGCGCCGCAAGCTGCCGGTCGAGGGACGCACCGGCACGGGCGCCGTCGAGCTGGTCGAGCGGCTGTGCCGCGACCTCGTCGACGCCTCGACCCGCCCCCTGCTGGGTGTGGGCATCGCCACCCCCGGGCTCGTGGACGCCGACGGTGTCGTGCTGCAGGCGCCGAACCTCGGCTGGAGCGCGCTGCCGCTCGCCCAGCTGCTCGACGACGCCCTCGACCTGCCGGTGCACGTGGCCAACGACGCGAACACCGCGGCCCTCGGCGAGTACACCTTCGGTGCGGCCGGCGAGCACGGCCTGATGCTGATCCGCGTCGGCAAGGGCGTCGGTGCGGGACTGCTGCTCGACGGCGCGCTGCTGGCCGGCCAGCACCTGGCGGCCGGCGAGATCGGCCACCTGGTGGTGGACGAGGACGGCGAGCCCTGCGCCTGCGGACGTCGCGGCTGCCTCGAGACGGTGCTCAGCGTCCCCGCCCTGCGCCGCCGCACCGAGGGCGCCGACGAGGCGGTGCGCGAGGCCGCGGTGCGTGCCGCGGGCGAGGCGCTGGGTGTGACGCTCGCCCCGGTGGTCAGCGCGCTCGACCTGCGCGAGGTCGTGCTCAGCGGCCCGGCCGACCTGCTGGGCGGCCCGCTGCTCGACGCCGCCCTCACCGTGCTGCGCCGCCGGTGCATGCCCGTCGTCGGCGAGGACGTCGAGCTGCGACTGCCTGCGGCCGGCGCCGACGTCGTCCTCGCGGGCGCAGCGGTGCTCGTGCTGTCCGGTCAGCTCGGCGTCTCGTAG